In the genome of Leeuwenhoekiella sp. MAR_2009_132, one region contains:
- a CDS encoding 4Fe-4S binding protein yields MSTVQRDMSLTGQPPVSINTIQKLGTALGVAGLLILLLALFNVNLPNKALWLSLSLGGLFIGIVLFAYGAYADKQEGIKNDAVWFKSISSRGLLAWIAGLALTGFYIILYFKADLLGLSADGANTGLIALFDPLSNLLNGGPASQWFVYGTLYTIAILAFGIKFIWKYRHNKYERLRTLSVMFFQTAFAFLIPEFMARLNSEEFSLPYYDLKNIWPLNYYNFEQYRIDDFISAGDIGLALLIFGIASIFIITPILTYKYGKRWYCSWVCGCGGLAETAGDSFRQLSDKSESAWKIERWVVHSVLVFVVVMTTAVIATYLGYDPDKYWLTKDVFLIGVAVFLTALFGLIWLFKKEELKQDARYGAIGYLVIVLSLIGIHYGTGNTLFFIPAETLRTSYGFLIGSIFSGVIGTGFYPIFGNRVWCRFGCPMAAILGLQQRLFSKFRITTNGGQCISCGNCSTYCEMGIDVRAYAQKGENIVRASCVGCGICSAVCPRGVLKLENAATDNRINSREVLLGNDVNLMDYLNQN; encoded by the coding sequence AATACCATTCAAAAGTTAGGGACTGCACTAGGAGTAGCCGGACTTTTAATTTTACTTCTGGCTTTATTTAATGTAAATCTTCCTAATAAAGCTCTTTGGCTTAGCCTTTCTTTAGGAGGGCTTTTTATAGGTATAGTTCTTTTCGCTTACGGTGCATATGCAGACAAACAGGAAGGCATAAAAAATGATGCGGTTTGGTTTAAATCTATATCCAGTCGCGGTCTTCTGGCCTGGATTGCCGGCCTCGCTCTTACCGGTTTTTATATTATCTTATATTTTAAAGCAGATTTGTTAGGCCTTAGTGCCGACGGTGCAAATACGGGTTTAATAGCCCTTTTTGACCCTTTAAGCAATTTACTGAATGGCGGCCCTGCGAGCCAATGGTTTGTTTATGGCACTTTATATACTATCGCAATACTGGCTTTTGGTATAAAATTTATCTGGAAATACCGCCACAATAAATATGAACGTTTGCGCACACTTAGCGTAATGTTTTTTCAAACGGCATTTGCATTTTTAATTCCGGAGTTTATGGCACGTTTAAACTCTGAAGAATTTAGCCTGCCTTACTACGATTTAAAAAATATATGGCCACTTAACTATTACAATTTTGAACAATACCGAATAGATGATTTTATCTCTGCAGGTGATATAGGCCTGGCTTTATTAATATTTGGTATCGCTTCAATTTTTATCATCACCCCTATTCTAACCTATAAATATGGGAAACGCTGGTACTGCTCGTGGGTATGTGGTTGTGGAGGACTTGCCGAAACTGCCGGTGATTCGTTTAGACAATTAAGTGATAAAAGCGAATCTGCTTGGAAAATAGAGCGTTGGGTAGTACACAGTGTGCTGGTTTTTGTAGTGGTGATGACAACTGCAGTAATTGCCACCTATTTAGGTTACGACCCCGATAAATATTGGCTTACTAAAGATGTATTTCTAATAGGTGTGGCTGTATTTCTCACAGCATTATTTGGTCTCATTTGGCTATTTAAGAAAGAAGAATTAAAACAAGATGCACGTTATGGTGCTATAGGATATTTAGTAATTGTACTTTCATTAATAGGCATTCATTATGGTACCGGGAACACCTTATTTTTTATTCCTGCGGAAACATTACGTACTTCTTACGGCTTTTTAATAGGTTCAATTTTTAGCGGAGTAATAGGAACCGGCTTCTACCCTATTTTTGGGAACCGGGTTTGGTGTCGCTTTGGTTGCCCTATGGCTGCTATTTTAGGATTGCAACAACGTCTTTTTTCTAAATTTAGAATTACCACAAATGGTGGTCAATGTATTTCTTGTGGCAACTGTTCTACCTATTGCGAGATGGGTATTGATGTACGTGCTTATGCTCAGAAAGGAGAAAATATTGTACGCGCAAGTTGTGTGGGATGTGGCATCTGTTCTGCTGTTTGCCCTCGTGGGGTTTTAAAATTAGAGAATGCTGCTACAGATAATCGAATCAACAGCCGTGAGGTATTATTAGGAAACGATGTTAACTTGATGGATTACCTTAATCAAAACTAA
- a CDS encoding PLDc N-terminal domain-containing protein has translation MLLGMVGPWQILLILIFMGLGVILPIVALVDIVKNDFKGNNKIVWVLIVIFFNLLGSILYFTLGKKQRIL, from the coding sequence ATGTTATTAGGAATGGTAGGTCCCTGGCAAATTTTACTTATACTTATTTTTATGGGTCTGGGCGTCATTCTGCCTATTGTAGCATTAGTGGATATCGTTAAGAACGATTTTAAAGGCAATAATAAAATTGTGTGGGTATTAATTGTGATATTCTTTAACCTCTTGGGGTCGATTCTTTATTTTACACTAGGTAAAAAACAACGTATTCTATAA
- a CDS encoding fasciclin domain-containing protein: MKNLYKYTGIAIALLSVVLTTSCESESAYEDQLTSIAGIAVANPAFSTLESAAINANLVGVLSNANPGDPSGDYTVFAPTNDAFARLGLNEATLGALTTPFLTNTLLYHVSNGNLLGGAIQGGGTSTSALTLTRRFVQRDGDLYINGSKILATDVRAQNGTVHVIDKVMIATGGNVVESAVALQSAQVFKTPELSYLVEAVLYAELATALSNPDANFTVFAPNDQAFINLGAALGLTFTQPSDVRQLDKDLVTAVLLNHVFADVSADKFTSELSAGSYDALGSDTITLGAFNNGTLTVSGSGNATPANMVIPDVQTTNGIVHVIDQVLLPVL, from the coding sequence ATGAAAAACTTATATAAATATACAGGTATTGCAATCGCACTTTTAAGCGTTGTACTTACCACATCTTGCGAAAGCGAATCTGCTTACGAAGATCAATTAACTTCTATAGCTGGTATTGCAGTTGCGAACCCGGCGTTTAGTACTCTAGAATCTGCAGCCATAAACGCTAATTTAGTTGGTGTTTTAAGTAACGCTAATCCCGGAGATCCTTCTGGAGACTATACCGTTTTTGCTCCTACAAATGACGCGTTTGCGCGTTTAGGATTGAATGAAGCAACATTAGGGGCTTTAACTACTCCTTTCTTAACAAATACACTTTTATATCACGTATCTAACGGAAATCTTTTAGGTGGTGCTATTCAAGGAGGTGGTACTTCAACATCTGCATTAACACTTACAAGAAGATTTGTACAGCGTGATGGAGATTTGTACATCAACGGATCTAAAATTCTAGCTACAGATGTACGTGCTCAAAATGGAACTGTACATGTTATTGATAAAGTAATGATTGCAACTGGTGGTAATGTAGTAGAATCTGCTGTCGCTTTACAAAGCGCTCAAGTTTTTAAAACACCTGAGTTAAGTTATTTAGTTGAGGCTGTATTGTACGCAGAACTTGCTACAGCTTTGAGTAATCCTGATGCTAACTTCACTGTTTTTGCACCTAACGATCAAGCATTTATAAATTTAGGTGCTGCTTTAGGCTTAACTTTTACACAGCCTTCAGATGTTAGACAATTAGATAAAGATTTAGTAACTGCTGTTTTATTAAACCATGTGTTTGCTGATGTTTCTGCAGATAAGTTTACTTCAGAATTAAGTGCAGGTTCTTACGATGCTTTAGGTTCTGATACTATTACACTAGGAGCATTTAATAACGGAACTCTTACTGTAAGTGGTTCTGGTAATGCAACTCCTGCAAATATGGTTATTCCAGATGTGCAAACTACTAACGGTATTGTACACGTAATTGATCAGGTTTTATTACCAGTTTTATAA
- a CDS encoding toxin-antitoxin system YwqK family antitoxin, which yields MFFYKYFFILFLITGNQSEKRYYKEYFENGNLKSEGWMLNSQKTDYWYYYFENGNVKGKGSYETNKKDGYWFYYTVNNKLESQGHYKNGKRVDWWVVQKENDVVEKVKFVNDVKEGYSLLYKNGRLFKAQHYENNVLTGAWTSVATFKKDNPNARF from the coding sequence ATGTTTTTTTATAAATATTTTTTCATTTTATTTTTAATCACTGGTAATCAATCAGAAAAAAGATATTATAAAGAGTATTTTGAAAATGGTAATCTTAAATCTGAAGGATGGATGCTTAATTCACAAAAAACTGATTACTGGTATTACTATTTTGAAAATGGAAATGTGAAAGGAAAAGGATCTTACGAGACTAATAAAAAAGATGGGTACTGGTTTTATTATACCGTAAATAATAAACTAGAAAGTCAAGGTCATTATAAAAATGGAAAACGTGTGGACTGGTGGGTGGTTCAAAAAGAAAACGATGTGGTAGAAAAAGTGAAATTTGTAAACGACGTTAAAGAAGGGTACAGTCTTTTATATAAGAATGGTCGCCTTTTTAAAGCGCAACATTATGAGAATAATGTACTAACCGGTGCATGGACGAGTGTCGCCACCTTCAAAAAAGATAATCCTAACGCCCGTTTTTAA
- a CDS encoding glycosyltransferase family 2 protein gives MYQIIKVIIPAYNEEHSIGLVVRDIPQLVDEIIVVNNNSSDATAARSVEAGATSLTEPSPGYGNACLKGMSYIASQEEKPDIVVFLDGDYSDYPQQLTQLVKPILEDNIDFVIGARVKSLREPGSMTFPQRFGNKLATTLMRWFFGSRFTDLGPFRAIKYEKLLALNMQDKTYGWTVEMQLKALRQQLTYTEVPMKYRNRIGVSKVSGTVKGAIFAGIKILGWIFKYSFK, from the coding sequence ATGTATCAAATTATTAAGGTGATCATCCCTGCGTATAACGAAGAGCATTCAATAGGCCTTGTTGTTAGGGATATTCCTCAACTTGTAGACGAGATTATAGTTGTGAACAACAATTCTTCAGACGCTACAGCAGCAAGGTCTGTAGAAGCCGGAGCCACCTCACTTACAGAACCTTCACCAGGGTATGGCAATGCCTGTTTAAAAGGGATGAGCTACATCGCTTCACAAGAAGAAAAACCAGACATAGTGGTATTTCTAGATGGCGATTACAGCGATTATCCACAACAACTAACACAGCTGGTTAAACCTATACTAGAAGACAATATAGACTTTGTGATAGGTGCACGGGTTAAATCATTACGCGAACCGGGAAGTATGACGTTTCCGCAGCGTTTTGGAAATAAATTGGCTACAACCTTAATGCGGTGGTTTTTTGGATCACGATTTACAGATCTTGGCCCTTTTAGAGCGATTAAATATGAGAAACTATTAGCCCTAAATATGCAGGATAAAACGTACGGATGGACTGTAGAGATGCAGTTAAAAGCGCTAAGACAACAACTCACGTACACAGAAGTACCTATGAAGTACCGAAATCGTATCGGCGTTTCAAAAGTTTCAGGTACCGTCAAAGGTGCTATATTTGCGGGAATTAAAATTCTCGGTTGGATTTTTAAGTACAGTTTCAAGTAA
- a CDS encoding cellulose synthase family protein translates to MQTIIIILYTLSLTVIFLYSLAQLNLLFNYFKAKKKIDNSPVYDLSNPEETPFVTIQLPLYNELYVVERLLVNIAKIDYPKDKLEIQVLDDSTDESLAATRILIDDLKARGLPIHHITRTNRTGFKAGALKEGLAIAKGEYIAIFDSDFVPNPDWLQKTVPYFKDSKIGVVQTRWAHLNRDYSILTKIQAFALDFHFVLEQVGRNFGHHFINFNGTAGIWRKECILDAGNWQGDTLTEDLDLSYRAQLNKWDFKYLEEVETPAELPIAISAARSQQFRWNKGAAENFQKLYGRLLKDPTVSFKTKFHSFFHLLNSSMFLLVLLVAILSVPVLYIKNSNPAFSSIFRITAFFAVSTIIFFICYWVTYKRIHGGGFKNFIKYIAMFIAFFSIAMGFSVHNSLAVLEGHFGKKSEFIRTPKFNINALSDSWKSNIYLKKSFSVNTVLESLLFLYFGFAIASAFYMGDYGLITFHIMLFCGFGFVAFKSIFSRI, encoded by the coding sequence ATGCAGACAATTATAATCATACTTTATACACTATCTCTAACTGTGATTTTTCTTTACAGTTTAGCTCAATTAAATCTGCTATTCAATTACTTTAAAGCGAAGAAAAAAATAGATAATTCTCCAGTTTACGACTTATCTAATCCCGAAGAAACCCCATTTGTCACCATACAATTACCACTTTATAACGAACTGTATGTTGTAGAGCGGCTACTGGTGAATATCGCAAAAATTGATTATCCTAAAGACAAGCTAGAAATACAGGTTCTCGATGACTCTACCGATGAAAGCCTTGCTGCAACCCGAATTTTAATTGATGATTTAAAAGCAAGGGGTTTACCTATACATCACATTACCCGTACTAACCGTACAGGTTTTAAAGCGGGTGCTTTAAAAGAAGGTTTAGCTATTGCTAAAGGTGAATATATTGCAATTTTTGATTCAGATTTTGTACCTAACCCAGACTGGTTACAAAAAACGGTTCCTTATTTTAAAGATTCAAAAATAGGTGTAGTACAAACCCGCTGGGCCCATCTAAATCGCGACTATTCAATACTTACAAAAATACAGGCCTTTGCACTCGATTTTCACTTTGTTTTAGAGCAAGTAGGTAGAAATTTTGGGCATCACTTTATAAATTTTAACGGTACAGCAGGTATTTGGCGTAAAGAATGCATACTTGATGCCGGCAACTGGCAGGGCGATACGCTAACCGAAGATCTTGATCTAAGCTACCGTGCCCAGCTTAATAAATGGGATTTTAAATATCTAGAAGAAGTAGAAACTCCTGCAGAACTTCCTATCGCGATTAGCGCAGCCAGGTCGCAACAATTCCGCTGGAATAAAGGAGCAGCAGAAAACTTTCAAAAGCTCTATGGCCGCTTATTAAAAGACCCTACAGTATCTTTCAAAACCAAATTTCATAGCTTCTTTCACTTATTAAACAGTAGTATGTTTTTACTCGTATTACTTGTTGCTATTTTAAGTGTTCCTGTTTTATATATTAAAAATAGTAATCCCGCATTTAGTTCTATTTTTAGAATCACTGCATTTTTTGCGGTAAGCACCATAATTTTTTTCATCTGCTATTGGGTTACTTACAAACGCATACACGGCGGCGGATTCAAGAATTTCATTAAGTATATCGCGATGTTTATTGCGTTTTTTTCTATAGCCATGGGTTTTAGTGTTCACAATTCACTGGCAGTTTTAGAAGGTCATTTTGGTAAAAAATCAGAATTTATACGCACTCCAAAATTTAATATTAACGCACTTAGCGACAGCTGGAAATCCAACATCTACCTAAAGAAAAGCTTTTCGGTAAATACTGTTTTAGAGAGTCTATTATTTCTATACTTCGGCTTTGCAATCGCCAGCGCATTCTACATGGGAGATTATGGGCTTATTACCTTTCACATTATGTTGTTTTGCGGTTTTGGCTTTGTAGCATTTAAATCTATTTTTTCTAGAATTTAG
- a CDS encoding mannosyltransferase, with protein sequence MLQILKDYKISVLIMLSLLALYWTFAYDLERHNFTKLISLYAALFFLSFKLIQFLKFNFKTLLLLGILVRLIFIVALPNLSQDYFRFLWDGRLTAQGLNPYLFTPDQWMQSGTFPIEQANELLKGMGSLSARHYSNYPPVNQFFFWLSGLLSGNSIFGGVVVLRLCILTADLGILLIGRKLLESLNLPQHQIFWYFLNPFIVIELTGNLHFEGVMLFFLLAALYLLHREKWVWSAVVLGLSISVKLVPLLLLPLFYQLVISQTPGLAQIPANLNHLIRKPFPSISRLSAFYALAILVFVGSFVPFITPDLINHFTSTIALWFEKFEFNASVYYIIRYIGFQTKGFNIIATAGQELPKYVIAGLLLLTFIRKNNTTIRLLPALLFGISIYFLLSTTIHPWYIATPLLISVFTKYKYAIVWSGVVMLSYSAYHIDSVSENLWLIALEYVLLISFVLYEFSLKKLKDINY encoded by the coding sequence ATGCTTCAAATCCTCAAAGATTATAAGATTTCGGTTTTGATAATGCTTAGTCTATTAGCACTGTACTGGACATTTGCTTACGATCTTGAGCGCCATAATTTTACAAAACTTATAAGTCTTTACGCAGCTCTCTTCTTTTTAAGTTTTAAACTTATTCAGTTCTTAAAATTTAATTTTAAAACACTTCTTCTACTCGGGATACTGGTACGGCTTATTTTTATAGTTGCCTTGCCTAATTTATCTCAGGATTATTTTAGATTTTTATGGGATGGTAGATTAACTGCTCAGGGCTTAAACCCTTATCTCTTTACACCAGATCAATGGATGCAGTCCGGAACATTCCCTATTGAACAGGCCAACGAACTCCTAAAAGGAATGGGAAGTCTAAGTGCCCGGCACTATTCAAACTACCCACCGGTAAATCAATTCTTTTTTTGGCTTTCAGGATTACTAAGCGGAAATTCTATTTTTGGAGGAGTAGTAGTTTTAAGACTATGTATTTTAACTGCAGATTTAGGAATTCTCCTTATAGGTCGTAAACTTTTAGAAAGTTTAAACCTCCCACAACATCAGATTTTTTGGTATTTCTTAAATCCGTTTATTGTTATTGAACTCACCGGAAACCTTCATTTTGAAGGCGTCATGCTTTTCTTTCTTTTAGCAGCTCTATACCTATTACATCGTGAAAAATGGGTGTGGTCTGCTGTGGTTTTGGGGCTTTCAATCTCCGTAAAGTTGGTTCCTTTACTACTGCTTCCGTTATTTTACCAGCTAGTCATAAGTCAAACACCCGGCTTGGCTCAAATACCCGCAAATCTGAATCATCTTATTAGAAAACCGTTTCCGTCAATAAGTAGACTTTCAGCATTTTATGCACTTGCTATTCTTGTTTTTGTAGGTTCTTTTGTTCCTTTTATCACTCCAGATTTAATCAATCACTTTACAAGTACCATCGCACTTTGGTTTGAGAAATTTGAGTTCAATGCAAGCGTGTATTACATCATACGATATATAGGCTTTCAGACAAAAGGATTTAATATTATAGCAACAGCGGGACAAGAACTCCCTAAGTATGTGATAGCTGGTTTGCTGCTGCTTACTTTTATTAGAAAAAACAACACAACGATACGGCTATTGCCAGCCCTACTTTTTGGGATTAGCATTTACTTTTTACTATCTACCACTATACATCCGTGGTATATAGCAACACCTTTATTGATTTCTGTTTTTACAAAATACAAATACGCTATCGTCTGGAGTGGTGTTGTAATGCTAAGCTATTCGGCATATCATATAGATTCTGTGTCAGAAAATCTATGGCTTATTGCATTAGAATACGTTTTGTTAATAAGCTTTGTGTTATACGAATTTTCTCTAAAAAAGCTTAAAGACATTAATTATTAA